The following proteins are encoded in a genomic region of Amphiura filiformis chromosome 11, Afil_fr2py, whole genome shotgun sequence:
- the LOC140164588 gene encoding uncharacterized protein produces MPPVNKGSKPDCKGCTCAGVVDSDRGGDKDNSDKGGDNDRGGDNDRDDSNRDDNDRGGDDDRDNSDRGGNSDRDDSDTGGNSDRDDSDTGGNSDTGGNSDTGNSDTGDDSDTGGDSDSQGDSDSQGDSDSQGDSDSQGDSDREDDSDVGGDSDKDNEAKDEGDGRDSNDGADNNDDIEGGDDRKMTMVKRHCTRGNQSDGKPF; encoded by the coding sequence ATGCCCCCAGTAAATAAGGGGAGCAAACCAGACTGCAAAGGCTGCACATGTGCAGGAGTCGTCGACAGTGACAGAGGGGGCGACAAAGACAACAGTGACAAAGGAGGCGACAATGACAGAGGAGGTGACAATGACAGAGACGACAGTAACAGAGATGACAATGACAGAGGAGGTGATGATGACAGAGACAACAGTGACAGAGGAGGCAACAGTGACAGAGATGACAGTGACACAGGAGGCAACAGTGACAGAGATGACAGTGACACAGGAGGCAACAGTGACACAGGAGGCAACAGTGACACAGGCAACAGTGACACAGGAGACGACAGTGACACAGGAGGCGACAGTGACAGCCAAGGTGACAGTGACAGCCAAGGTGACAGTGACAGCCAAGGTGACAGTGACAGCCAAGGTGACAGTGACAGAGAAGATGACAGTGATGTAGGGGGCGACAGTGACAAAGACAATGAAGCAAAAGATGAAGGTGATGGAAGAGACAGTAATGATGGAGCAGACAACAATGATGACATTGAAGGAGGGGATGACAGGAAGATGACGATGGTGAAGAGACATTGTACGAGAGGAAATCAAAGTGATGGGAAGCCATTTTGA